One window of Labrys wisconsinensis genomic DNA carries:
- a CDS encoding ABC transporter permease has translation MALLAPAIRPGDPLAIVAEPLLRPFADAAHPLGTDRLGRDVLAGLMHGARTTLLVAVASAAAALGAGSVVGVLAGFRGGLADAVLMRITEAFQTVPGFLLALAAVSVTGPSVPTLILAIALGGWTPAARVVRAEVLSLRERDFVAAARTMGMGPFAIAFREILPNAFGPVGSLAAITVAAAILIEAALSFLGFGDPNRVSWGSMIAEGRAVLRTAPFLSVVPGLALVATVLTVHLVGQGLTRGGPGHG, from the coding sequence ATGGCCCTGCTCGCGCCGGCGATCCGGCCCGGCGATCCCCTGGCGATCGTCGCCGAGCCGCTGCTGCGGCCGTTCGCCGACGCCGCGCATCCGCTCGGCACCGACCGGCTGGGGCGCGACGTCCTCGCCGGGCTGATGCACGGCGCGCGCACCACGCTCCTGGTCGCCGTCGCCTCGGCGGCCGCCGCGCTCGGGGCGGGCAGCGTCGTCGGCGTGCTGGCCGGCTTCCGGGGCGGCCTCGCCGATGCGGTGCTGATGCGCATCACCGAGGCGTTCCAGACCGTCCCCGGCTTCCTGCTCGCTCTCGCCGCCGTCAGCGTCACCGGGCCGAGCGTGCCGACGCTGATCCTCGCCATCGCCCTCGGCGGCTGGACCCCGGCCGCCCGGGTGGTGCGGGCGGAGGTGCTGTCGCTGCGCGAGCGCGACTTCGTCGCCGCGGCGCGCACCATGGGCATGGGGCCTTTCGCCATCGCCTTTCGCGAGATCCTGCCCAACGCCTTCGGGCCGGTGGGCTCGCTTGCGGCCATCACGGTGGCAGCGGCGATCCTGATCGAGGCGGCGCTGTCCTTCCTCGGCTTCGGCGATCCCAATCGGGTGAGCTGGGGCAGCATGATCGCCGAAGGGCGGGCCGTGCTCAGGACGGCGCCGTTCCTGTCGGTCGTGCCGGGCCTGGCGCTGGTGGCCACCGTGCTCACCGTGCATCTCGTCGGCCAGGGCCTGACGCGCGGAGGCCCCGGCCATGGCTGA